CTCCGATCCGGCCAAGACCCCCAGTCGTCCCTCTGCGGACCGGCCGTACCACTGCCAGGACTGCGGCAAATACTTCCGGATCAACGACATCAAGCGGCACCAGCGGATCCACAGCGGAGAGAGGCCCTTCCCCTGCTTCCAGTGTGGCAAGAACTTCCCCACCTCCGGGGACCTGAAGAGACACGAGCGCATCCACACGGGCGAGCGGCCTTACCACTGCCTGCAGTGCGGCAAGAACTTCTCCGACTCGGGCCACCTCAAGCAGCACGAGAGGATGCACACGGGCGAGCGGCCCTACCAGTGTCCGCAGTGTGCCAAGAGCTTCTACCGCTCCGGAGACCTGAAGCGCCACCTGAGGATCCACAGCGGAGAGCGGCCCTACAAGTGCCTGCAGTGCGACAAGACCTTCTCCGACTCCGGGCACCTGCGGGGCCACCAGCGCATCCACACCGGAGAACGGCCCCACCGCTGCACGCTCTGTGAGAAGAGCTTCTTCAGATCGGGCGACCTGAAGCGGCACCACAGAACACACACGGGCGAGCGGCCCTACCAGTGCTTCCAGTGCGGGAAGAGCTTCTCCGAGTCGGGACACCTGAAGGAGCACCGGcggatccacaccggagagaagccctACCACTGCAACCAGTGCGACAAGAGCTTCTCGCGGCTGGAGCGGCTCAAGGGCCACCAGAGCATCCACACGGGCGAGCGGCCCTTCCACTGCACGCAGTGCGGCAAGAACTTCTTCCGCTCGGGAGAACTGAAGCGGCACCAGAGGATCCACAGCGGCGAGCGAGCGTGAGCAGACCTCGCTGACGTTTGGCCTTCGCTCGAGACTACGTGTTCCTGTATGAGCACATGTGAGCGGCAGACGCTTGACCTCACTGACCCTGTAAGACTGTAGAGCACTGCTGATCACTGACTCTGCTCTTCATCTCGTGTGAGAGCAGCACATGCTGTGTGTCGCTGTGAGTGTGCATCTGTTGGTCATCGTAATGAAGCCTGCTCCAGCTGTTCATCCTCTGACTGATGCTCATGGGCTTCGTTCATCACACTCTGTATGTTGTTGAGAAATATATAGTCCAGTGACTCATTAGAACTGTAAATTGTATTACAGTTAGTATTACTGTGTGTTCTCACATTCCCTGTATTTAAGGAGTCCTTCTCAaactatgtttaaaaaatatatataaacctgaattgttttattgttaacaTGATTTGATGCCACAGAAGCGTCTCCGGATCCTCTTCCTGTGTGTCTCGATGGTGGCTCTGTGTTTACTAGCTGCTGTGTAAATAATGTATGTGAAACACCAAATAACGTTACTTTTTAACTGCACCACTTTATTTGTTTCTACTGTTATAAAGAAGCAGTTATAAAGTATAGATGTGCTGTAAATCAGCAGCTGTTTTTGAGCAGCAGATGATAAATATAGTCAACTCGGCTCATAAATCACATTAGATTTACTTTATAGTCTTTTTAAAATTAGCTCTTTACACGTATCATGGTTTTGAATGGTCttctatttttactttatatatttacgTATTTAGCCATCTTTAGTTTGTGTTTAGTTTTCAAGGCTTTAATGTCACCAGAAAGGCTTTTTATAGTAAATTAGAGGATCGAACTATAATTGTGTTCTTAGTGTGAATTAATGTTTTCTTCATATGTGTGTCAGGATAATAAACACTTGAGCTCTGATTACAGCCGCGCACATGAACATGCAGTTTATTGTCCTTCTGTAACATttccactattattattatattagatcATTAATAAACGATGATGTGAAATCGAGTGATTCAGGGTCGTTTCAGTTTTCGTTGAGTTTTGAACGACACGCCACACATTGTCTCAGTAAATTACTCGCCTCATTTAAAAATGTGAGAATGTAGCCTTTTAGATACATAGCCAATATTTCTACACAATAGAAAAAAGCGCTGCAAACCGCTTCCGCTCTGGTGTAAACAATGCTCATTTTACGACATCAGCGTTGGTTTACGGCACCGATCAGTCGGAAGTCTGGTAACCAGGGAGACTCTGGAGACACAGCGGCAGGCGCGAGAAGGTGAGCTTTGTTTAATTCAAAATGTCCTTATTTAAAGCAATACATTGTCCGATTTTCGTCACAAAGGATTATTTCATGTGTCTGATGGTGTTTCCACGAACCCGTAAACGGTGACGGACGGGCAGCGCGCGGAACACGGCAGTCGCgcgaacaaaaacaaacactgacaGAAAATCTGGAGCAAACAGCAGCGCGTAAAGCAATCCGTTCTTTAGAGTGTCATGTGAGGCTCATTAGCTTTGATTCGACTGATTGGCGGCCCGTGTCGTCTGTCGGATGGCTTTGCTGGTGTTTTTCTCGTGTGTTTGTCGCTGATCTGAGGTCAGTGCGGTGCTGATGGCAGACAGGTGCGATGCTCAGGTGTTCTCTCACCTGCTGAGACGCTCCTGAAGATTTAAACCTGCTGCTGTGTTTGTGTTGAATCTCGTCAGAAATGCGATGCAGCGCGAAAGTGATCTACGAGCACATTTGTGTGTTCTCAaggcctctgtgtgtgtgtgtttctctagaGCGACTCCATGGAGGTCCGTGATCCGGTCCTGGAGCTGAAGGAcgtccctcctcctcctcctcctcctcctcttcttcctcttcctcgccTCCACAGCACCGGTTCTCCGCCGTGTCTTGGGCCGGGCCGCCTCAGTGTAAGCGTGTGTTCCCGCTGTGAGGCCAGCATCCACCTGCAGCAGGGTTGTGGTGAAGCGGGTGGAGGctttcctctgtgtctctctcagaCAAACACCCTTCCTCACGCCGGGTCTGTGGGAGCGCCCTGCTGTGGGGGTCTGAGGCAGCAGCACACCTGTGCCCCGCCGGGCGTCTGTCTGTGCCACAGAGCGCCCTCTCTCTCTCACGGTGACCCGTCCTCACCCTCTCACCTCTGCTCTCTGCACCTGAGTGTGGGCCGCGCACCGCAGTGTGTGAAGGGCGTTCACTGTTTGCAGGACTGCTGGAGAAAGGTTGGTGTATCGCACTACTGTTTTTGGGAGCACATCCTTTGTTCCTCAGTAAAGCACAGCCTCGACTGACTGAGGGCGAGGCAGAAATGTGGTAAAACTCACTGTAGGGCTGTCGGGTGGATTCTGCGCTGAAATCTAACATCAGTCTCTTCTGCTTTCAGAGTTTACATGTTGACTCGGAGAAGGTCTGGCCGAACATCCCTCCACCTGTCCCTGTGTGCAACGGCTGTGGTGTGACGGGCGCATCGTCTGACGGTCTGCTGGGGGTCCATTTCGGCAAAACCACACAGAAATACGGTCcgtacacacacaaaacacacgtTTTGACTCTTGAGGTTGTGCCTGTGGTGTGTGTTTggagtgtgtctctctgtgtcgcAGGTCCTCTGGAGACCGAAACACTGCCACCCATCGGGGTGTTCTGGGACATCGAGAACTGTGCGGTTCCCAGCGGACGCTCGGCGGCGACCGTAGTGCAGAGACTCCGAGAGCGCTTCTTCCAGGGACACCGCGAGGCCgagttcatctgtgtgtgtgacaTCAACAAGGAGAACAAGGCCGTCATCCAGGAGCTCAACAACTGCCAGGTGCATTAGTGTTCACTGTGCTGTGACTGCTGTTCCTCTTCAGGAGAGCGTTTCTTCACGGCTTCTCTGTTCTCGCTCAGGTGACCGTCGCACACATTAATGCCACCGCCAAGAATGCAGCAGATGACAAACTGCGTCAGAGCCTCCGGCGATTCGCAGAGACCCACGCCGCTCCCGCCACAGTCATCGTTGTCTCATGTACGTGTCTGCAAACGTGAAAAAACTGGGGTTCTTATATTTGATGGGATTACATGATGACGAATCAGATTGTTGTTTATCTCTTTGGATGAAAGTGCTTGATTATAATGAGTCAAATAAATCCGCTTTACTTCCTCCAGCAAAACTAAACCTTTATTAAAAAGAAGGTTCTCGTTCTGAACTTCTGGCGTCACACAGATGAGCGTCATGAGCGTCCTCCTTCACCTGTGATCAGAAACATGATCTCCTGAGTAACCTGAGGACATTAGGAGGAAGCAGGATTTCCAAATGTGGAAAAGTGTAAAGCTTTAGCTGCTCCTGTCAAAACTAGACTGAACTGACCGCAAACACACAGTGATGAACTGGTTTCAGGTAGACTAGACACACCAGCAGCAGTGACCCTTCAATCTAATAAGGGTTAGAGACAACATTTAAGACTGATTCAAACACAGCCTAGTTACAAACACTGTAAGCTGGCCTCATGTAAAACACGAAACCGAATCCAGTCGTTCTAACGTCAGCGCTCTCTGTCCTCCACACAGCGGACGTGAACTTCGCCAGTGAGCTGAGTGACCTGCGGCATCGACACGGGTTCCAGGTGATTCTGGTCCACAAGAGCCAGGCCTCGTCTGCCCTGCTGCAGCATGCACACCTGCGCGCCGCTTTCGAGGAGTTCGTCTCAGACCTTCCTCCCGGGATGATCGTCAAATCTCAGGTCAGCCGCCACACCTCACTCTCTGTTCCTGACTGCGTTTCCTACAGGTGAACACTGGTTTGATGAATGCAGAGACCGGCCGGCTGGTGTTTCTGTTTGAATGCAGCGCAGTGTTTGGATGCTGCTGCTGTAATCATGTGATCGTAAAGTCGTTCACTGTCTGACTCCATGCTCTGAGATTTTATTGGGGTTGGTAGAGAGTTAAAGCTGTCAGCGGCGGGCTAGACGCTGAACTCCAGCACCATCTCAGATCTCCCAgagtgctgtttgtgtgtgtgctcctcAGCCCAGTTTCAGCCTTCTGTTTGTGCACCGCCTCCCCACGCACCGCGACACCAAAGCAGTGGCCAACCGGCTGCAGCGGCTCTCCAATAACTGTGGAGGGAAGGTGTTGGGTGTGTCGGGCAGCTGCGCCGTGCTCCGGTTCGCCAGCACTGATGCAGCCGAGCGCGCCCGCAAGCGCATGGAGAACGAAGACGTCCTGGGCCACCGAATCGTGCTGTCCTTCTCTCCCGACGGcccggaggaggaagaggagcgcCGGCCTCCTGCCGCCTCCTCCTCTTCGGTCTTCCTGCCCGTGGAGAAGCCGCACTCGCCCCGTCGCCTGCGGCGGGCATCTCGCTCATGCCAGGGCGGAAGCCACGCCCCCGAGCGCCCGTATAGTCCCAGGAGAGCAGGCCACGCCTCCTCATGCAGCCCTGTGATGAAACCCCTCCCCCAGGTCAGCTGTGTACCCGCCTCTGCCCGCCTCCTCCCCATCATCCTCCAATCGCACGCTTCCTCTTCTCATGCCCTTCTCATTGTGCTGCCGCTTGCCCTGCTTGCGCTGCTCGTCCTGCCGCCGTCCCGCTGCTGTCTGACCTGTGGCGTGTGCCGCTGCTGAGACTCATCTTCCTCTGTCTTCATCTGTCCTCCCCGTCACATTCCTGTCTCTCGCCTCATTGGGAATCGGCCGTGTGTTCGTGTGTAAGTCagcgatgtgtgtgtgtttgctgcaggCTGTGAGTGCTGTGACCCGTCCTGCGACTGCCTCTCCCCAGAGTCTCCCGGTCCTGTGTGCAGCCGTTAAACCGGCAGAGCCGCCGCAGCGCAGCCGCAGGTAAcccaacacacacatgcatatgaccacaaatcAAAGCGACAAAGTTGTCTCCACAGTTTTATAAGGCTAAAATCCAAGTGATCGCGCCTCACACAGTTCCAAGCATTGCTAActtaacattttcatttctgtTCAATTTCATCATAAAATGCATTCAGCCAAACACACTGAAAAACGCTCTACTGTTCGGTTTAAACATTCTTTAGTTCAATCTGTGCCCCTTCGAGTGACCACCGTACCGCTGGGATTCTTAGGCAGAGCACATTTGTGTATTTTCCATCcctctacacctaaacctactCCTCACAGAAAACttcctaccttttttttttttttaacaatctcaaataaataaatccattttggatgatttataagcttttgtACCtatggggacctcaatttaggtccccacagTTACACAAGTCTCCGTGAGTTGGTGTGCATTCAGGGTTAATTCCCcaacggacacacacacacactcttctctctctcacacacgtacactcacacatacaggtgcttctcaataagtTAGAATGTTGtgagtagttttattttaataaactcaaattgtgaaactcgtgtattaaataatttcagtgcacacagactgaagtagtttaagtctttggttcttttaattgtgatttaattttggctcacatttaacaaaaacccaccaattcacaaatcggaacaaatctcaacaaattagaatatggtgacatgccattcaactcaaaacacctgcaaaggtttcgtGAGTCTTTACAAtggtctcagtttggttcactaggctccacaatcatgaggaagactgctgatctgacggatgatcagaagacaatcattgacactctTCACAAGGAGTCACAAACattaccaaagaagctggctgttcacaagtgttcagagtgctgtatccaagcatgttaacagaaagttgagtggaaggaaaaagtgtggaagaaagatgcgcacaattttatttttttaatacatgagtttcacaatttgagttgaattattgaaGTAAATTAAATTTTTCCATAACATTCCATTTCATTGAAAAGCACCTGTACACACACGCTTGCTCtctcacgcgcacacacacacacacacacacacacacacagagatcagattttggaaaaatagttaatgcagcaaaacaaacacaccccTTCCCCAACAAGGCCTCGCCCCTATTTTGATAACTCCACCCCACATGTACAAACCCTGGCAGCGACGCGGGTGGAGTCTGTCATTCCTGCGGCCGCTGCATCTTCAAGCAGAAGCCAACACAGATTAGTTGTGTGAAACAAAGCTAAATCTTCCTAACTGGCCGATCAAAACCTCCTTCCACTCCTTAATTTTCCCCTCCTCTGGAAACCTGCTCCAATATTTACACGGTCCCACCTCTTGCCTGATCATAACCCTCGACCATTCTCCCGGTCATTACTAGAGAGTGTGTTTGGGACCAGGTCCAATActgcatttaaacaaaaataaatatataattaaaatataactttgacagcattattattataattattattattattaaatgagctCTGAGATTGTGAAGTGATTGTAATtggatgcttgtgtgtgtgtgtgtgaaggcggGACTCTCCTGGCCAGATGTTTCAGGTCAGCACTCCTTCAGCATTCAGTAAACTAAGTTTGCAGCGGAACTTCAGTCCCATGATGCTCTCTCAGAGCTCATGGTCATCACGGTTAGTAAATCACATGATCTTTAAACACTTTATAAATCTCTCTTGCATTCTTGTCACGTGTTGGTTGTTCTCTGCTCTCTTCAGGAGCGCGTCCCCGTGCCTGTCGAACCGATCGTCTCCGCTGACCGCTCCGTCCCCCAGCATCTGCACCGATGGCCTGGCCGAGCCCTTCTCTGATGGAGTGGACGTTCAGGTCACTAATCTGGACTACAGGATGTCACGCAAGGACCTGCAGCAAATACTACGAGACGTGTTTGCTAAACATGGCAGAGTGAGTTGCATTTCACAAATTCAAAACCTGAGTGCATTAGGAGTTtcgttcatctctctctctctctctctctctctctctctctctctctctctctctctctctctctcaggtgaagAGTGTGGATCTGAGTCCTCACACTGACTATCAGCTGAAGGCACGGGTTCACATGAGTTCGCTCCAGCAGGCCATCGGCGCCGTCAGTCTGCTGCATCGCTATAAAATCGGTAGCAAGAGGATTCATGTGTCTCTCGTCACCGGAGCCAGTAACAAATCTCTCACCTGCCTCAGGTATCCCACAGGCTCTGCTTCTGTTCTCTTTTCCTGTCCTAGATCTTGACTGTGTTTGTTCCTCAGCTCAGAGATCATCAACATCCTGCAGGACGCTCCGGCCAACTGCCTGCCTCTCTACAAGTTCACAGAGACGTACGAGAGGAAGTGAGTGACGTGCTCAGACATGCGTGTGCTCTCGTGTGTTTGACTCGACtcctgatctgtgtgtgtgtgtgtgtgtgtgtgtgtgtgctgcaggttCGGTCGTAAGCTGGTGGTCAGTGATCTGTACCGGCTGCCGGAGGTGGTGTGTGTGCGTGAGCAGGGCGGCGGGCGGCTGGTGTGTCTGCTGTCCAGCACTCAGGCCCGTCAGAGCCCGCTAGGATCCGCACACTCTCACAACAGCTCCAGCACCGCCAGTCCAGTTCTGTTCGAGGAGCTGGAGTACCACGAGCCCGTCTGCAGACAACACTGCACTCAGCAGGACTTCAGGTGAATCTGGGCACACGTGTATTCGTCAAGTTGCAGATTTTCATGTTTGCGGTTTAGTTTCAGTAAAAGCTCTTTTTGGGCTGGAGAGGAAGTTCTGAACTTATGATGTTTCTCTTCTGGTTTCAGTGAATCTGATTTTGATCCGGATTCTTACGTGATCCCGTTTGTGCTGGTGTCTCTAAAAGTTCTGGCTGCTCATGTCCACAGTTTACTGCAGAGTCACGAGGGAACGGTGCCGCTgctcaggtaacacacacacacacacacacacacaaagcaacaACGTGTGATTATTTCAAAGGGGCTGATTCTTTTCTAAACCTACTTTATTTCATTGGTATTTTTAATCTCTTTAGCACACGTGACTGTTCTTTCTCTGTACAGTTTCCCAGAGTGCTATGCAGCAGAGTTCAGTCCTTTACCCGTAGCAGAGGAGGGGAAGCTGGAGGGAAGCGTCCCGTTAGAGCACCTCATCACCTGCATCCCTGGAGTCACTATCGTAACGGCCCAGAACGGCTTCAAGATCATCAAGTGGATTCACAACAAACCCCCGCCACCAAACGCAGgtgtgtgtgtacctacttaaccatattttggggacaaatcTGTACTCAGAAGTGAGCAGGGGGTAGGAATGGGTTGAGGTTAAAAGTGTATAACTCTGTATTTGAAAACAATGGAAGTCTATATAATGTCCCATTCcacgtgtgtgtgagtttgtttctgtgtgtttgtcagatcCGTGGCTGCAGCGCAGTAAGAGTCCGGTCGGGAACCCACAGCTGATCCAGTTCAGCCGAGAGATGGTGGATCTGATGAAGAACCAGCCGTCCTGTCTGGTGCCCATCACAAAGTTCATTCCAGCGTATCACCACCATTTTGCCAAGCAGTGCCGTGTGTCCGACTACGGGTACTCCAAACTGCTGGAGCTGCTGGAGGCCGTTCCTCACGTGCTGCAGGTCTGAATGtgaacacaagcacacacacacgctaacATCTGTTTGACATTCTCTTACATTCCTCAGCCAgtttaaaatatgtgtgtgtgtgtgtgtgtgtgtgtgtgtgtgtgtgtgtgcagatcctGGGTTTAGGCTCCAAGCGTTTGTTGACATTGACCCATCGTGCTCAAATCAAACGCTTCACTCAAGACCTGCTGAAGCTGCTGAAGTTTCAGGCCAGTAAACAGGTGGTGATCAGGGACTTCACGCAGGCGTATCACTGGTGAGGATCTCTGTACAGCATCTCTCTGTGCTGCTGAAGCATGAGGCTAACTGCTTCGTCCTGATCTGTTTGTGTCAGGTGTTTCTCCAGGAACTGGCAGGTGGTGGATTATGGGATGTGTGATCTGATGGACCTGCTGGCTGAGATTCCAGACACAACGATCACGGTCTCTCAGCAGAATGCTGACACGCTCATCTCTGTTCCTAAGAGAGGTGAAGCACTGCTGCGAATACGCTGCGTCACGCATTCATGTAACACGAACAGTTCATCCATTCACACCCAATGTTAGGGTCTTATATGACAAAAAGTGCAGACAGTCAGAACCGTTTCTCTCTGTCACCGTTGTACACACCCGTACACTCACACGCGCACTCTCATACTCACACGTGCACACCcgcacactaacacacactagcGCGCACACGTGCACACCTGTACACtagctcactaacacacactaGCGCGCACACGTGCACACCTGTACACTagctcactaacacactcacacgcacactctcatactcacacacgtgcacacccgcacactaacacacactagcGCGCACACGTGCACACCTGTACACtagctcactaacacacactaGCGCGCACACGTGCACACCTGTACACTagctcactaacacactcacacgcacactctcatactcacacacgtgcacacccgcacactaacacacactagcGCGCACACGTGCACACCTGTACACtagctcactaacacacactaGCGCGCACACGTGCACACCTGTACACTagctcactaacacactcacacgcacactctcatactcacacacgtgcacacccgcacactaacacacactagcGCGCACACGTGCACACCTGTACACtagctcactaacacacactaGCGCGCACACGTGCACACCTGTACACTagctcactaacacactcacacgcacactctcaaactcacacacgtgcacacccgcacactaacacacactaCCGTGCACACCCGTACACTCACACGCGCACTCTCATACTCACACGTGCACACCcgcacactaacacacactagcGCGCACACGGGCACACCTGTACACTagctcactaacacactcacacgcacactctcatactcacacacgtgcacacccgcacactaacacacactaCCGTGCACACCCgtacactcacacgcacactctcatACTCACACACGTGCACACCCGCACACTTACACGCACACCCGTGCACTatcacacacgtgcacacactcaTACACTTATACACACTCGTACAGTAATGTTGTGGTCGTGAGTGGTTAGGCCATGGTGTAGCCGCTGAATGGGTCTGTCTCCCTCAGAGCGGACGGTGGAGGAGCTGGAGCGCACACGGCAGTTTGGCAAGGAGGTGGTAGATCTTCTGAGACATCAGCCGCACTTCCGGATGCCCTTCAGCAAATTCATCCCCACGTATCACCACCACTTCGGACGCCAGTGCAAGCTCTCCTACTACGGCTTCACCAAACTCATGGAGCTGTTTGAGGCCATTCCAGACATTCTTCTGGTCTGTACACGGTGCAGATGTGAAGGTACTCGAGCACTCGGCAGGAGTCTGTGACacgctgtgtttgtgtgtcaggtgCTGGAGTGTGGAGAGGAGCGGCTGCTGGCGCTGACGGAGGTGGAGCGCGTCAAAGCTTTAGTGGCTCAGCTGGTGAAGCTGCTTCGGGCCCAGAGAGACTCGTCACTTCCTGTCAGTCAGCTGCTGAGTGAATACAGCAAGACGTTTGGCTACAGCCTCCGCCTGCAGGACTACGACGCCGCCACGCTGCCCGCCCTGCTCAACAAGCTCTGCCACGTGGTGAAGGTGAACGTCATCTCATTTCATTGCACTGAGAAGCCTCCTTAGATGATCTTTggcatatctctctctctctctctctctctcgaggtGGTGGACACTCCCGAAGGGAAAGAGGTGCAGCTGATTAACAGGAAGTCCCTGCGTGCCTTGACGTCTCAGCTGCTGGCcctgatgatgtcacttcctgaggATCATGATCATCTCGGAGTGGAGGAGCTGAGGAAGCAGTACGAGCTCAGCTATGGAGCACCGCTCAACTCTTGCGAGTACGGCTTCATCTCTCTGAACGAGCTGCTGAAGAGTCTGCCGTACCTGCTGCAGGTGAGAGCCGCGGCACGCGTCCAGCGCTCGCTCTGTCCTGACGCTGACCGTTTCTCTCTTCTTCTGCAGCTCTCTGAAGGCGAGCATGATGACGGTGACGCAGAGGAGCGTGTGAGGCTGACCAAACTCTACCAGTTTGCCCGCAGCATCCGTGCGCTGCTTCACACGTATCATTATAACCAGATCTTCCTGTCGGAGTTCTGCGGTGCCTTCAGCAAATACACCGGCCAAGAGTTTCAGCCGCAGACGTACGGCTATAAGACGCTGGAGGATCTGCTGGCTGCTATACCGCAGGTGCCCGAACACTCGCACTAGCTTTCTTTTGATTCAGCGCACTCACATGAATGCCTCTCGATGAATGCATTCTGTGTTTTGAACAGGTGGTCTGGATTAAAGGTCACGGTCACAAAAAGATCATCGTCCTGAAGAACGACATGAGAGGTAGCAgaatcctttatttattttccttccaTTTTTCTGTCACTCCTGTGAAGTGCCTGTTCATATAAAAAGGAAAGTACAAGTCAGTGATGACTGAATGGCTTTGTGAAAGAGCTTCAAGCCTCAATTTCTTCTTTTTGTAGATTATCATTATTTGTGTCATTTACTTGCACTAACACATGcttccaaacctgtacgactttCTTCTTTGGAGCATAAAAGGAgacatttaatcatttttgtcTGAAGATGTGATGAATGCTCTTGGATGGTATAAAGAGTGCATTCAGTATAATTCAAGGTGTCAGGTGATCAAAACACGATCACGTCTGACCCTGATGTTCTAAGCAAAAGAAATAACTTGTCCTGCATGATCTGATGATGACCTGAGCCGAATCCAGTGAATGTTCTCAGGGtttgaaaattagcccataaattacccCCCCACCCCCGGCATCTTGGGTGTtgtttcagatgaatccagttggagttatattaattaaattctctttgatctttcaagttgGTTGatggcactcagcgggtgttgcatcaGTCCAGAagaagttaaatataaaaatgcccaaccattaaaaaaaaaaaaaagggttacccccagggctggactgggacaaaaaaaggTCCCTGGCATTTTTGCTCAGACT
This genomic window from Carassius gibelio isolate Cgi1373 ecotype wild population from Czech Republic chromosome A6, carGib1.2-hapl.c, whole genome shotgun sequence contains:
- the LOC128015327 gene encoding meiosis regulator and mRNA stability factor 1 isoform X5, encoding MEVRDPVLELKDVPPPPPPPPLLPLPRLHSTGSPPCLGPGRLSVSVCSRCEASIHLQQGCGEAGGGFPLCLSQTNTLPHAGSVGAPCCGGLRQQHTCAPPGVCLCHRAPSLSHGDPSSPSHLCSLHLSVGRAPQCVKGVHCLQDCWRKSLHVDSEKVWPNIPPPVPVCNGCGVTGASSDGLLGVHFGKTTQKYGPLETETLPPIGVFWDIENCAVPSGRSAATVVQRLRERFFQGHREAEFICVCDINKENKAVIQELNNCQVTVAHINATAKNAADDKLRQSLRRFAETHAAPATVIVVSSDVNFASELSDLRHRHGFQVILVHKSQASSALLQHAHLRAAFEEFVSDLPPGMIVKSQAVSAVTRPATASPQSLPVLCAAVKPAEPPQRSRRRDSPGQMFQVSTPSAFSKLSLQRNFSPMMLSQSSWSSRSASPCLSNRSSPLTAPSPSICTDGLAEPFSDGVDVQVTNLDYRMSRKDLQQILRDVFAKHGRVKSVDLSPHTDYQLKARVHMSSLQQAIGAVSLLHRYKIGSKRIHVSLVTGASNKSLTCLSSEIINILQDAPANCLPLYKFTETYERKFGRKLVVSDLYRLPEVVCVREQGGGRLVCLLSSTQARQSPLGSAHSHNSSSTASPVLFEELEYHEPVCRQHCTQQDFSESDFDPDSYVIPFVLVSLKVLAAHVHSLLQSHEGTVPLLSFPECYAAEFSPLPVAEEGKLEGSVPLEHLITCIPGVTIVTAQNGFKIIKWIHNKPPPPNADPWLQRSKSPVGNPQLIQFSREMVDLMKNQPSCLVPITKFIPAYHHHFAKQCRVSDYGYSKLLELLEAVPHVLQILGLGSKRLLTLTHRAQIKRFTQDLLKLLKFQASKQVVIRDFTQAYHWCFSRNWQVVDYGMCDLMDLLAEIPDTTITVSQQNADTLISVPKRERTVEELERTRQFGKEVVDLLRHQPHFRMPFSKFIPTYHHHFGRQCKLSYYGFTKLMELFEAIPDILLVLECGEERLLALTEVERVKALVAQLVKLLRAQRDSSLPVSQLLSEYSKTFGYSLRLQDYDAATLPALLNKLCHVVKVVDTPEGKEVQLINRKSLRALTSQLLALMMSLPEDHDHLGVEELRKQYELSYGAPLNSCEYGFISLNELLKSLPYLLQLSEGEHDDGDAEERVRLTKLYQFARSIRALLHTYHYNQIFLSEFCGAFSKYTGQEFQPQTYGYKTLEDLLAAIPQVVWIKGHGHKKIIVLKNDMRARASPAVTADEPCPDEEPRSAESPASGEMELLCLGSPVDLLCAPVPSCLPSPQLRPDPVQLQPGDLIRFEPHPHAPSEPEPVHDQQPQSANGPLMTSAAGHGVSRKTCVTDSPGRRTARNKVKLAANFSFTSALSV
- the LOC128015327 gene encoding meiosis regulator and mRNA stability factor 1 isoform X6; amino-acid sequence: MEVRDPVLELKDVPPPPPPPPLLPLPRLHSTGSPPCLGPGRLSSLHVDSEKVWPNIPPPVPVCNGCGVTGASSDGLLGVHFGKTTQKYGPLETETLPPIGVFWDIENCAVPSGRSAATVVQRLRERFFQGHREAEFICVCDINKENKAVIQELNNCQVTVAHINATAKNAADDKLRQSLRRFAETHAAPATVIVVSSDVNFASELSDLRHRHGFQVILVHKSQASSALLQHAHLRAAFEEFVSDLPPGMIVKSQAVSAVTRPATASPQSLPVLCAAVKPAEPPQRSRRRDSPGQMFQVSTPSAFSKLSLQRNFSPMMLSQSSWSSRSASPCLSNRSSPLTAPSPSICTDGLAEPFSDGVDVQVTNLDYRMSRKDLQQILRDVFAKHGRVKSVDLSPHTDYQLKARVHMSSLQQAIGAVSLLHRYKIGSKRIHVSLVTGASNKSLTCLSSEIINILQDAPANCLPLYKFTETYERKFGRKLVVSDLYRLPEVVCVREQGGGRLVCLLSSTQARQSPLGSAHSHNSSSTASPVLFEELEYHEPVCRQHCTQQDFSESDFDPDSYVIPFVLVSLKVLAAHVHSLLQSHEGTVPLLSFPECYAAEFSPLPVAEEGKLEGSVPLEHLITCIPGVTIVTAQNGFKIIKWIHNKPPPPNADPWLQRSKSPVGNPQLIQFSREMVDLMKNQPSCLVPITKFIPAYHHHFAKQCRVSDYGYSKLLELLEAVPHVLQILGLGSKRLLTLTHRAQIKRFTQDLLKLLKFQASKQVVIRDFTQAYHWCFSRNWQVVDYGMCDLMDLLAEIPDTTITVSQQNADTLISVPKRERTVEELERTRQFGKEVVDLLRHQPHFRMPFSKFIPTYHHHFGRQCKLSYYGFTKLMELFEAIPDILLVLECGEERLLALTEVERVKALVAQLVKLLRAQRDSSLPVSQLLSEYSKTFGYSLRLQDYDAATLPALLNKLCHVVKVVDTPEGKEVQLINRKSLRALTSQLLALMMSLPEDHDHLGVEELRKQYELSYGAPLNSCEYGFISLNELLKSLPYLLQLSEGEHDDGDAEERVRLTKLYQFARSIRALLHTYHYNQIFLSEFCGAFSKYTGQEFQPQTYGYKTLEDLLAAIPQVVWIKGHGHKKIIVLKNDMRARASPAVTADEPCPDEEPRSAESPASGEMELLCLGSPVDLLCAPVPSCLPSPQLRPDPVQLQPGDLIRFEPHPHAPSEPEPVHDQQPQSANGPLMTSAAGHGVSRKTCVTDSPGRRTARNKVKLAANFSFTSALSV